In the genome of Desulfobacteraceae bacterium, one region contains:
- a CDS encoding PilZ domain-containing protein, with protein sequence MKKVFTSSTHQAPFLCEACGKQVVKDVSRFTALDQKIQLKWTCACGRPNSVMLERRRFIRKNVNLAGVCSFETQDGRSLCAAITLLDISQRGLRFKPAQDHRQPPLKPGQRLSIRFNLDDQFKTAIGREVIVRKVNGDVVGAEFISDDHYDKLGAYLLFHDT encoded by the coding sequence ATGAAAAAGGTCTTCACCAGCAGCACCCATCAGGCCCCTTTTCTGTGCGAGGCCTGCGGCAAACAGGTGGTCAAGGATGTCAGCCGGTTCACCGCGCTGGATCAGAAAATTCAACTCAAGTGGACCTGCGCTTGTGGCCGCCCCAACAGCGTCATGCTGGAGCGCCGCCGGTTTATCCGCAAAAACGTCAACCTGGCGGGCGTCTGCTCGTTTGAAACCCAGGATGGCAGGTCCCTGTGCGCCGCCATTACACTGCTGGATATTTCCCAGCGCGGCCTGCGCTTCAAACCGGCGCAGGACCATCGACAGCCGCCGCTTAAGCCGGGTCAGCGGCTTTCGATCCGTTTCAATCTCGACGATCAATTCAAAACCGCCATCGGCCGTGAGGTGATCGTCCGCAAAGTGAACGGCGACGTCGTGGGCGCGGAATTCATTTCAGACGATCACTACGACAAACTTGGCGCCTACCTGCTTTTTCACGACACATGA